The Arvicola amphibius chromosome 11, mArvAmp1.2, whole genome shotgun sequence genome has a segment encoding these proteins:
- the LOC119826840 gene encoding protein tyrosine phosphatase type IVA 2-like isoform X3, translating into MNIPAPVEICYDNMRFLITHNPTNAMLPKFTEDLPYTDGAPPPDDLVDDWLNLLKNKFREEPGSCVAVHCVAGLGRAPVLVALALIECGMKNNEAVQFIRQKRRGAFNTKQLLFLGQYRPKTRNRSRSRFKDSTVHCCIQ; encoded by the exons ATGAACATTCCAGCGCCAGTAGAGATCTGCTACGACAACATGCGTTTCCTGATAACTCACAACCCCACCAACGCTATGCTGCCAAAGTTCACAGA AGACTTGCCTTACACTGACGGAGCCCCACCCCCTGATGACTTAGTGGATGATTGGCTGAACctgttaaaaaacaaatttcGTGAGGAGCCAGGTTCCTGTGTGGCCGTGCACTGTGTGGCAGGACTAGGAAGGGCTCCCGTGCTGGTGGCGCTCGCTTTGATCGAATGTGGAATGAAGAATAACGAAGCAGTTCAGTTTATCCGACAAAAACGAAGGGGCGCATTCAACACCAAACAGCTGCTTTTCTTGGGGCAGTACCGACCCAAGACGCGGAACAGGTCGCGGTCGCGCTTCAAGGATTCCACGGTGCACTGCTGTATTCAGTAG
- the LOC119826840 gene encoding protein tyrosine phosphatase type IVA 2-like isoform X2, protein MNIPAPVEICYDNMRFLITHNPTNAMLPKFTEELKSYGVTTLVRVCDATYDKALVENCGIHVLDLPYTDGAPPPDDLVDDWLNLLKNKFREEPGSCVAVHCVAGLGRAPFIRQKRRGAFNTKQLLFLGQYRPKTRNRSRSRFKDSTVHCCIQ, encoded by the exons ATGAACATTCCAGCGCCAGTAGAGATCTGCTACGACAACATGCGTTTCCTGATAACTCACAACCCCACCAACGCTATGCTGCCAAAGTTCACAGAGGAACTGAAGAGCTACGGAGTGACAACCTTGGTCAGAGTTTGCGATGCCACCTACGATAAAGCTCTAGTGGAAAACTGTGGCATCCACGTTCTAGACTTGCCTTACACTGACGGAGCCCCACCCCCTGATGACTTAGTGGATGATTGGCTGAACctgttaaaaaacaaatttcGTGAGGAGCCAGGTTCCTGTGTGGCCGTGCACTGTGTGGCAGGACTAGGAAGGGCTCCC TTTATCCGACAAAAACGAAGGGGCGCATTCAACACCAAACAGCTGCTTTTCTTGGGGCAGTACCGACCCAAGACGCGGAACAGGTCGCGGTCGCGCTTCAAGGATTCCACGGTGCACTGCTGTATTCAGTAG
- the LOC119826840 gene encoding protein tyrosine phosphatase type IVA 2-like isoform X1, which produces MNIPAPVEICYDNMRFLITHNPTNAMLPKFTEELKSYGVTTLVRVCDATYDKALVENCGIHVLDLPYTDGAPPPDDLVDDWLNLLKNKFREEPGSCVAVHCVAGLGRAPVLVALALIECGMKNNEAVQFIRQKRRGAFNTKQLLFLGQYRPKTRNRSRSRFKDSTVHCCIQ; this is translated from the coding sequence ATGAACATTCCAGCGCCAGTAGAGATCTGCTACGACAACATGCGTTTCCTGATAACTCACAACCCCACCAACGCTATGCTGCCAAAGTTCACAGAGGAACTGAAGAGCTACGGAGTGACAACCTTGGTCAGAGTTTGCGATGCCACCTACGATAAAGCTCTAGTGGAAAACTGTGGCATCCACGTTCTAGACTTGCCTTACACTGACGGAGCCCCACCCCCTGATGACTTAGTGGATGATTGGCTGAACctgttaaaaaacaaatttcGTGAGGAGCCAGGTTCCTGTGTGGCCGTGCACTGTGTGGCAGGACTAGGAAGGGCTCCCGTGCTGGTGGCGCTCGCTTTGATCGAATGTGGAATGAAGAATAACGAAGCAGTTCAGTTTATCCGACAAAAACGAAGGGGCGCATTCAACACCAAACAGCTGCTTTTCTTGGGGCAGTACCGACCCAAGACGCGGAACAGGTCGCGGTCGCGCTTCAAGGATTCCACGGTGCACTGCTGTATTCAGTAG